One window from the genome of Thermaerobacter marianensis DSM 12885 encodes:
- the codA gene encoding cytosine deaminase, protein MVIRHCKLRDRSDLVDIAIRDGIIAAVEPRYEGPAGEEIDAAGRLVTPPLVDPHLHLDAVLTVGQPRFNESGTLLEGIAIWAERKAMLTEEDIIRRATEAVRWEVAQGVGFIRTHVDVCDPNLTALKALLQVKERVRHLCAIQIVAFPQEGILAYPGGLDLMREALRMGADVVGGIPHYEYTREDGVASVHAAFDLALEFDRLIDIHCDETDDPHSRFVETMVARTIRDGLEGRVTASHTTAMGSYNDAYAFKLMRLMAKAELHVITNPLDNIILQGRFDSYPKRRGLTRVKELLEMGVNVATGHDSIMDPWYPLGTGNMLQAAWLLLHVAHMSGRREMKKVFDTITDNAARCLGIADEYGIGVGKPANLVVLDAVDEIDALRRQAVARYVLHRGRVVAETVPSQSRVYEASGDVRDVTFRM, encoded by the coding sequence ATCGTGATCCGGCATTGCAAGCTCCGGGACCGTTCCGATCTCGTCGATATCGCCATCCGGGACGGGATCATCGCGGCCGTCGAACCTCGGTACGAGGGCCCGGCGGGGGAGGAAATCGATGCCGCGGGCCGCCTGGTGACACCGCCCTTGGTCGATCCGCATCTGCATCTTGATGCCGTGCTCACCGTCGGTCAGCCGCGCTTCAACGAGAGCGGAACGTTACTGGAGGGCATCGCCATCTGGGCCGAGCGCAAGGCCATGTTGACCGAAGAGGATATCATTCGCCGGGCCACGGAGGCTGTGCGTTGGGAGGTGGCCCAGGGCGTCGGGTTCATCCGTACCCACGTCGACGTGTGCGACCCGAACCTTACCGCCCTAAAGGCCCTGCTGCAAGTGAAGGAACGGGTGCGGCATCTTTGCGCCATTCAGATCGTGGCGTTCCCCCAAGAGGGCATCCTTGCATATCCGGGCGGTCTCGACCTCATGCGGGAAGCCTTACGCATGGGTGCCGACGTGGTCGGCGGGATTCCTCATTACGAGTATACCCGCGAAGACGGGGTGGCCAGCGTCCACGCCGCCTTTGACCTGGCGCTTGAGTTTGATCGTCTTATCGATATTCATTGTGACGAAACCGACGATCCACACTCGCGCTTTGTTGAGACAATGGTTGCACGGACCATACGGGACGGTTTGGAAGGGCGGGTGACGGCGAGCCATACCACAGCCATGGGCTCCTATAACGACGCATACGCCTTTAAATTGATGCGTCTCATGGCGAAGGCCGAACTCCACGTGATTACCAATCCGCTAGACAACATCATTCTCCAGGGACGATTCGATTCCTATCCGAAGCGACGTGGTTTGACTCGCGTCAAGGAACTTCTCGAGATGGGCGTCAACGTGGCCACAGGTCATGATTCCATCATGGATCCATGGTACCCTCTCGGCACGGGAAATATGCTACAGGCTGCGTGGTTGTTGTTACATGTGGCGCATATGAGTGGTCGTAGGGAGATGAAGAAGGTGTTTGACACCATCACGGACAATGCCGCTCGGTGCCTAGGAATTGCGGACGAGTACGGCATTGGGGTTGGTAAACCTGCCAATCTCGTCGTCCTTGACGCCGTCGACGAGATCGATGCTTTACGGCGTCAGGCGGTGGCCCGCTACGTACTGCACCGCGGACGCGTTGTGGCCGAGACGGTACCATCGCAGAGCCGGGTGTACGAGGCGAGCGGCGACGTGCGGGACGTTACCTTTCGGATGTAG
- the codB gene encoding cytosine permease: MNRGTGVMQDGGSSKGRVDPDFPLTHVPATARQGLWSVSIILLGFTFFTPTMLAGARLATAFPFAELLQIIIFGSLLLAGYVGVLSVIGARTGLTTVLMSRYTLGHYGAKWADLLLGGTQVGWYGVTAGVMGSLVAVALGAESIVVTKMLVILAGVLMGITAYYGYKGMELLSAVSVPLLLIMAVWVTLRAVAEVGGWTGLLAMQPQNSMSLAAAITVIVGTFASGGTQAPNWTRFARTSGIAFWAAVIAFLFGNGAMLFFGAVGSTAYPDSQGDFVNILYEMGLIVWGVIFLVLNLWTTNDNAAYAFGVAGAEFFNVPNKKPFVVAGVAIGTLLAVAGIDQALIPWLVALGVLIPPLGGAIIGDYFFVWRQQLPSLDRVQFRAVRWDAVLAYLLGTEAAQWSSSAGILVPPLVGIVIAALAVPALRAVFLGLGRAQDHRIAEEPIPPEPA; encoded by the coding sequence ATGAACCGTGGAACGGGTGTGATGCAAGACGGGGGAAGCAGCAAGGGTCGTGTGGACCCCGATTTCCCGCTCACTCACGTTCCTGCAACGGCACGGCAAGGTCTATGGTCCGTGAGCATCATTCTTCTTGGATTCACCTTCTTTACACCAACCATGCTGGCCGGAGCACGCTTGGCCACTGCCTTCCCCTTCGCAGAACTTCTGCAGATCATTATCTTTGGCAGCCTTCTTCTCGCAGGATACGTTGGGGTGCTCAGTGTGATCGGGGCGCGTACCGGCCTCACCACGGTGCTGATGAGTCGCTATACGCTGGGCCACTATGGGGCGAAATGGGCGGACCTGCTTCTAGGAGGCACCCAGGTGGGTTGGTATGGTGTGACAGCGGGTGTCATGGGGTCGCTGGTTGCGGTGGCCTTGGGTGCCGAGTCGATTGTCGTCACGAAGATGCTGGTGATCCTTGCAGGGGTGCTGATGGGAATCACAGCCTATTACGGTTACAAGGGTATGGAGCTTCTTAGTGCCGTATCGGTTCCCCTCCTGCTCATCATGGCAGTATGGGTCACTCTCCGTGCCGTCGCCGAAGTAGGAGGGTGGACCGGACTGCTTGCCATGCAACCTCAAAACTCAATGTCGTTGGCTGCAGCGATTACGGTAATCGTCGGCACCTTCGCCAGCGGGGGTACGCAAGCACCGAACTGGACGCGTTTTGCCCGTACTTCCGGTATTGCGTTTTGGGCGGCGGTGATCGCCTTCCTTTTTGGGAACGGCGCGATGTTGTTCTTTGGTGCCGTGGGAAGCACGGCTTACCCAGACTCTCAGGGAGACTTCGTCAACATTTTGTACGAAATGGGACTCATCGTGTGGGGTGTGATTTTCCTTGTTCTCAATCTGTGGACGACGAATGATAACGCCGCATACGCGTTCGGGGTAGCAGGTGCCGAATTCTTCAATGTGCCGAATAAGAAGCCTTTCGTTGTGGCCGGAGTGGCGATTGGCACACTGTTGGCTGTTGCAGGTATCGATCAGGCCCTTATCCCATGGCTTGTTGCACTCGGTGTGCTGATCCCACCGTTGGGTGGGGCGATCATAGGAGACTACTTCTTCGTGTGGAGGCAGCAACTGCCCAGTCTTGACCGCGTCCAATTCCGGGCAGTTCGCTGGGACGCCGTTCTGGCCTATCTGCTTGGGACGGAGGCAGCCCAGTGGAGCAGCAGTGCCGGTATTCTGGTGCCTCCCCTGGTGGGCATCGTGATTGCTGCGCTGGCGGTGCCTGCGTTGCGGGCCGTTTTCTTGGGTTTGGGGCGTGCACAGGACCATCGGATTGCCGAGGAGCCCATACCGCCGGAACCAGCGTGA
- a CDS encoding DUF1116 domain-containing protein, producing the protein MVSVDQANAEALRRILAARPVLVGVAPAAEVIPGLEEGVILHAGPPITWDRMSGPLRGAVIGGIRFEGWARTEAEAVALVEKGQIRFDSCHHHQAVGPMAGVTTPSMPVYVVENRAFGNRAFCNLNEGLGKVLRYGAYSEEVLRRLAWMRDVLGPALAAALERMPDGLDLKHLIAQALHMGDEGHNRNKAGSALLLRALAPALTRTGLTGQPGYGQRVAEVLDFLATNEMTALNVVMAACKATMDPAHGIPGSSVVTAMARNGTDFGIRVSGLGDRWFTAPSRVPQGLYFPGFKAEDANPDIGDSTITETAGLGGFAMAAAPAIVQFVGGSPRDALQATLDMYAITVGENPAFGIPVLDFRGTPTGIDIRKVVETGLLPRVNTGIAHKDAGIGQIGAGLVEPPMECFEEAIVALAEAVGPAGQDTTTT; encoded by the coding sequence ATGGTCAGCGTCGATCAGGCCAACGCCGAAGCCCTCCGCCGCATCCTGGCCGCCCGGCCGGTGCTGGTGGGCGTCGCGCCGGCTGCGGAGGTGATCCCGGGCCTGGAGGAGGGGGTCATCCTTCATGCCGGCCCGCCCATCACCTGGGACCGCATGTCGGGGCCCCTGCGGGGGGCGGTGATCGGGGGCATCCGGTTTGAGGGCTGGGCCCGGACCGAGGCGGAAGCCGTGGCCCTGGTGGAAAAGGGGCAGATCCGTTTCGATTCCTGCCACCACCACCAGGCGGTGGGCCCCATGGCCGGGGTCACCACACCCTCCATGCCGGTGTACGTGGTGGAGAACCGCGCCTTCGGCAACCGGGCGTTCTGCAACCTGAACGAGGGGCTGGGCAAGGTCCTGCGCTACGGGGCGTACAGCGAGGAGGTCCTCCGGCGCCTGGCCTGGATGCGGGACGTGCTGGGCCCTGCCCTGGCCGCCGCCTTGGAACGGATGCCCGACGGGCTCGACCTCAAGCACCTCATCGCCCAGGCCCTTCACATGGGGGACGAGGGCCACAACCGCAACAAGGCGGGGTCGGCCCTGCTGCTGCGGGCCCTGGCGCCGGCCCTGACCCGCACGGGCCTGACCGGGCAGCCCGGCTATGGTCAACGGGTGGCGGAGGTCTTGGACTTCCTGGCGACCAACGAGATGACAGCCCTGAACGTGGTGATGGCCGCCTGCAAGGCGACCATGGACCCCGCCCACGGTATCCCCGGCAGCTCCGTCGTCACGGCCATGGCCCGCAACGGGACGGACTTCGGCATCCGGGTCAGCGGCCTGGGGGACCGGTGGTTCACCGCCCCCTCCCGCGTGCCCCAGGGCCTGTACTTCCCTGGCTTCAAGGCCGAGGACGCCAACCCCGACATCGGCGACAGCACCATCACCGAGACCGCCGGCCTGGGCGGCTTCGCCATGGCCGCGGCCCCGGCCATCGTCCAGTTCGTCGGCGGCAGCCCCCGCGACGCCCTGCAGGCGACCCTGGACATGTACGCCATCACCGTTGGGGAAAACCCCGCCTTCGGGATCCCGGTACTGGACTTCCGGGGCACCCCGACCGGCATCGACATCCGCAAAGTAGTGGAAACGGGCCTGCTGCCCCGCGTCAACACCGGCATCGCCCACAAGGACGCCGGCATCGGCCAGATCGGCGCCGGGCTGGTGGAACCGCCCATGGAGTGTTTCGAGGAGGCCATCGTGGCACTCGCCGAAGCGGTCGGCCCTGCCGGACAAGACACCACGACAACTTGA
- a CDS encoding FAD binding domain-containing protein, with the protein MKPPRFAYHDPRTVEEAVDLLARYGGEAKVLAGGQSLIPLLNFRLARPAALVDVNRIPGLDTLVVEGGRLRVGALVRHRQAERAEAVRRHCPLLAEALGWVGHPAIRHRGTVCGSLAHADPAAELPAVWVTLDGAVRARGPAGEREVPAGEFFLTYFTTALDPAEMVVEATLPVLPPGAGWAFEEVARRHGDFALAAAAAVVELDETGRIARVRLGLAGVGPVPLRARSVEAFLAGREPGETTWREAAALVEEEVEPESDLHASAAYRRRLAGVLTRRALDRAARRAAAAVSAGRGGERG; encoded by the coding sequence ATGAAACCGCCGCGCTTCGCCTATCACGACCCCCGGACCGTCGAAGAGGCCGTCGACCTGCTGGCCCGCTACGGCGGCGAGGCCAAGGTCCTGGCCGGCGGGCAGTCGCTGATCCCCCTGCTCAACTTCCGGCTGGCCCGCCCGGCGGCGCTGGTCGACGTCAACCGCATTCCGGGCCTCGATACCCTGGTGGTGGAAGGCGGCCGGCTGCGCGTCGGGGCCCTGGTGCGGCACCGGCAGGCGGAGAGGGCGGAGGCGGTTCGGCGCCACTGCCCCCTGCTGGCCGAAGCCCTGGGCTGGGTCGGCCACCCGGCCATCCGCCACCGCGGCACCGTGTGCGGCAGCCTGGCCCACGCCGACCCGGCCGCGGAACTGCCCGCGGTATGGGTGACTTTGGACGGTGCCGTTCGCGCCCGCGGGCCGGCGGGCGAGCGGGAGGTGCCGGCCGGCGAGTTCTTCCTCACCTACTTCACCACGGCCCTGGACCCGGCGGAGATGGTGGTGGAAGCGACGCTCCCCGTCCTTCCGCCCGGGGCGGGATGGGCCTTCGAAGAGGTGGCCCGTCGCCACGGGGACTTCGCCCTGGCGGCCGCAGCGGCCGTCGTGGAACTGGACGAAACCGGCCGGATCGCCCGGGTGCGGCTGGGGCTGGCCGGTGTGGGACCGGTACCCCTGCGGGCCCGGAGCGTCGAGGCGTTCCTGGCCGGGCGGGAACCGGGCGAGACGACCTGGCGGGAGGCGGCGGCCCTGGTGGAAGAAGAGGTCGAACCCGAATCGGACCTGCATGCCAGCGCGGCCTACCGGCGCCGCCTGGCGGGCGTCCTGACCCGCCGCGCCCTGGACCGGGCTGCCCGGCGTGCTGCGGCCGCGGTCTCGGCCGGCCGTGGAGGTGAACGGGGATGA
- a CDS encoding (2Fe-2S)-binding protein, with product MTGAHHGSPGSGTGAPSGIGPLGGGEFEPCREITVWVNGTPYRRRVPVRMLLADFLRHELGLTGTHVGCEHGVCGACTVLWDGDPVRSCLLLAVQADGARLTTVEGLAPAEGPLHPIQEAFREAHALQCGFCTPGFLLTVAAFLRDQPGPDLDDAAIREALSGNLCRCTGYQHIVEAVKRAARRLAETGAPAVPAVPKVPGPADPAPGGTEPVLAGTGGPVPPDGQARAAGTAGMADAAGGSGWSGNPNPGAPAGEPARTTAPPASHRPVTGEGP from the coding sequence ATGACGGGCGCGCACCACGGGTCTCCGGGGTCCGGCACCGGGGCGCCGTCAGGGATCGGGCCGCTGGGCGGCGGGGAGTTCGAGCCCTGCCGGGAGATCACCGTGTGGGTCAACGGTACCCCGTACCGGCGCCGGGTGCCCGTGCGCATGCTGCTGGCCGACTTCCTCCGCCACGAGCTGGGCCTGACGGGTACCCACGTCGGCTGTGAGCATGGCGTGTGCGGGGCGTGCACCGTCCTCTGGGACGGCGATCCGGTGCGCTCCTGCCTGTTGCTGGCCGTGCAGGCCGATGGCGCCCGCCTCACCACGGTGGAGGGCCTGGCGCCGGCGGAAGGGCCCCTGCACCCGATCCAGGAGGCGTTCCGTGAGGCCCATGCCCTCCAGTGCGGGTTCTGCACCCCGGGGTTCTTGCTGACGGTGGCCGCGTTCCTCCGCGACCAGCCCGGTCCCGACCTGGACGACGCGGCGATTCGCGAGGCCCTCTCCGGCAACCTCTGCCGGTGCACGGGCTACCAGCACATCGTCGAGGCCGTCAAGCGGGCGGCCCGGCGGCTGGCGGAGACGGGTGCACCGGCGGTGCCCGCCGTGCCCAAGGTGCCGGGGCCCGCCGACCCTGCGCCCGGGGGCACCGAACCGGTGCTCGCCGGAACCGGCGGACCGGTCCCGCCGGACGGCCAGGCCCGCGCCGCCGGTACCGCGGGGATGGCGGATGCCGCCGGGGGATCCGGATGGTCCGGGAATCCCAATCCCGGTGCCCCTGCAGGGGAGCCCGCCCGGACGACCGCTCCGCCGGCAAGCCACCGGCCCGTGACGGGGGAGGGGCCCTGA
- a CDS encoding protein FdrA, producing MTTPDAAGVIRTLVRPGAYYDSITLMQLQRHLRQLPGVDEAGAVMATDANKELLAMAGLLGAEAAAAGPGDLVVAVRGPDPRQLDQALAQAEGLLQRRSGPLVPQSGAGYGAGSGPGGGPAARQRTLSQAVAALPGANLALISVPGRFARWVAEEALDLGLHVFCFSDNVPLADEAALKTRAASRGLLFMGPDCGTAVVAGTGLGFANAVRPGPVSIVAASGTGLQEVACQLDRLGTGVRHAIGTGGRDLHDEVGGATFLAAIAALARDPGTRVIVALSKPPAPAVRQRVAKALAASGKPFVFHTLGDEHQPCPTLAATARAAALLARQVTPEAQAGGGGKPAPGAADREAVPPAGGPTGAPEGDLEPHPASRRQREVQLQAEGLLARARQLAAALGSGQTWVRGLYGGGTLCYEGQLLVHHLAGPVASNAPLPGMAAYRAGDPLPPAHLLLDLGADEFTAGRLHPMLDAETRLRYLATAARDPKVAVVLMDVALGYGAHPDPAAELAPAIVAARAAAAAEGRHLVVVAALCGTEADPQGLDRQARRLEAAGAVVLPSHAEAALLAGAVAALAAGRPVEPAALSRWLLPRPVEDRDGDGGGGGTVTGAVSDDRPATGPGDPIDRLLAGGVVAVNVGVPMFAESLTAQGVPVVHVDWRPPAGGNPRVLEALRRLRG from the coding sequence ATGACCACCCCGGACGCGGCCGGCGTCATCCGCACCCTGGTGCGGCCCGGCGCCTACTATGACTCCATCACCCTCATGCAGTTGCAGCGGCACCTGCGCCAGCTGCCCGGCGTGGACGAAGCCGGCGCCGTCATGGCCACCGATGCCAACAAGGAGCTGCTGGCCATGGCCGGCCTTCTGGGGGCCGAGGCCGCGGCCGCCGGCCCCGGCGACCTGGTGGTGGCCGTGCGGGGCCCCGATCCCCGGCAGCTGGACCAGGCCTTGGCCCAAGCGGAGGGCCTCCTCCAGCGCCGGTCGGGCCCCCTGGTCCCGCAATCCGGTGCCGGGTACGGCGCCGGTTCCGGCCCCGGAGGGGGACCCGCTGCCCGCCAGCGCACCCTCTCCCAGGCGGTGGCCGCCCTGCCCGGGGCCAACCTGGCCCTGATTTCCGTCCCGGGCCGTTTCGCCCGCTGGGTGGCGGAGGAGGCCCTGGACCTGGGCCTGCACGTGTTCTGCTTTTCCGACAACGTGCCCCTGGCCGACGAGGCCGCCCTGAAGACCCGCGCCGCCTCCCGGGGGCTGCTGTTCATGGGGCCCGACTGCGGCACCGCCGTGGTGGCGGGCACGGGGCTCGGGTTTGCCAACGCGGTGCGGCCGGGACCCGTGAGCATCGTGGCGGCGTCGGGTACCGGCCTGCAGGAGGTGGCCTGCCAGCTGGACCGCCTGGGCACCGGCGTGCGCCACGCCATCGGCACCGGCGGCCGCGACCTGCACGACGAGGTCGGCGGCGCCACCTTCCTGGCGGCCATCGCGGCCCTCGCCCGGGACCCCGGCACCCGGGTCATCGTGGCCCTGTCCAAGCCGCCGGCCCCGGCCGTCCGCCAGCGGGTGGCGAAGGCGCTGGCCGCCAGCGGCAAGCCGTTCGTGTTCCACACCCTGGGGGACGAACACCAGCCCTGCCCCACCCTGGCCGCCACGGCCCGGGCGGCGGCCCTCCTGGCCCGGCAGGTGACGCCCGAGGCGCAGGCGGGCGGGGGCGGCAAGCCCGCCCCCGGCGCCGCGGATCGGGAGGCGGTGCCCCCCGCCGGCGGGCCCACGGGGGCGCCCGAGGGCGACCTGGAACCCCACCCGGCGTCCCGCCGCCAGCGGGAGGTGCAGCTGCAGGCCGAGGGCCTGCTGGCCCGGGCGCGGCAGCTGGCGGCGGCCCTGGGCAGCGGCCAGACCTGGGTCCGGGGCCTGTACGGCGGCGGCACCCTGTGCTACGAGGGGCAGTTGCTGGTCCACCACCTGGCGGGTCCGGTGGCCTCCAACGCCCCCTTGCCCGGGATGGCGGCGTACCGGGCGGGGGACCCCCTGCCCCCCGCCCACTTGCTGCTGGACCTGGGGGCCGACGAGTTCACCGCCGGCCGTCTCCACCCCATGCTGGACGCCGAAACGCGGCTGCGCTACCTGGCCACCGCCGCCCGGGACCCGAAGGTTGCCGTGGTGCTAATGGACGTGGCGCTGGGGTACGGCGCCCACCCCGACCCCGCGGCCGAACTGGCGCCGGCCATCGTGGCCGCCCGGGCTGCCGCGGCCGCCGAAGGTCGTCACCTGGTGGTGGTGGCGGCCCTGTGCGGAACCGAAGCGGACCCCCAGGGACTGGACCGCCAGGCCCGCAGGTTGGAGGCGGCGGGGGCCGTGGTGCTGCCTTCCCACGCCGAAGCGGCGCTGCTGGCCGGTGCCGTGGCCGCCCTGGCAGCCGGCCGTCCGGTGGAACCTGCCGCCCTGAGTCGCTGGCTCCTCCCCCGCCCGGTGGAGGACCGGGACGGTGACGGGGGCGGGGGCGGGACCGTCACCGGTGCCGTCTCCGACGATCGTCCGGCCACCGGGCCCGGCGATCCCATCGACCGGCTGCTGGCTGGCGGCGTGGTGGCCGTCAACGTCGGCGTGCCCATGTTCGCCGAGAGCCTGACGGCCCAGGGAGTGCCGGTGGTGCACGTGGACTGGCGCCCGCCGGCGGGGGGCAACCCGCGGGTGCTGGAAGCCCTGCGGCGCCTCCGCGGCTAA
- a CDS encoding xanthine dehydrogenase family protein molybdopterin-binding subunit, producing the protein MATRHFGQPVRRNEDPRLLTGRGTYVDDVHLPGMLHAAVLRSPHAHARIRRIDTRRAQALPGVHLVWTNQDLGPLAGPLPLLIPHPALRAKTQYALAPGIVRHVGEPVALVVAESRYLAEDALELIEVEYEPLPAVVDLEEAVRPGAPVIYPDLGDNIAAHYVQEVGNFQEAIRQAPHVLRARFSLERGAASPLETRGVVARFDPQDGSLTVWDSTQAPIPIRNGLAEMLGLPQQRVRVVAPDVGGGFGPKVMMFYPEEVLIPLAAMRLGRPVKWIEDRKEHFVATNHERLQIHDVEVGFDDEGRVLALQTVFLHDCGAFAAYGLIIPIVAECTLPGPYKIPNYRAEFKAVYTNKTQTSPYRGAGRPHGVFVMERVIKRIAEHLGLDPNEVRRRNFIQPGEFPYDVGLIYQDNAPLVYDSGNYPAVLEKCLEMIGYDRWPEVREQYRAEGRYVGLGVAFYVEGTGIGPYEGARVTVEPTGKVFVATGVGTQGQSHATTFAQIVADQLGVDPADVTVVTGDTALFGWGTGTFASRGAVVAGNACYNAAVKVREKALQVAAGLLEARPEDLELAGGMVRVKGAPQRAVSLGQVARAANPLRGTIPEEWEGPGLEASGYFAPPRGTFAAGCHAAIVEVDPETGMVRFLRYVVVHDCGRVINPLVLDGQIHGGVAQGIGGCFYERLVYDEHGQLLNASFMDYLLPTATEIPPIETAHIETPSPLNPLGIKGAGEAGVIPVPALFADAIEDALAPFGIRIDHMPIDPNWLAERIREARARVQEAR; encoded by the coding sequence ATGGCAACACGGCATTTCGGCCAGCCGGTGCGGCGCAACGAGGACCCGCGGCTGTTAACCGGCCGCGGCACCTACGTGGACGACGTCCACCTGCCGGGCATGCTCCACGCCGCCGTCCTGCGCAGCCCCCACGCCCACGCCCGGATCCGGCGCATCGACACCCGCCGGGCGCAGGCCTTGCCCGGAGTCCACCTGGTCTGGACGAACCAGGACCTCGGGCCGCTGGCGGGGCCCCTGCCCCTGCTGATCCCCCATCCGGCCCTGCGGGCGAAGACCCAGTACGCCCTGGCCCCCGGCATCGTGCGCCATGTGGGGGAGCCGGTGGCCCTGGTGGTGGCGGAGAGCCGCTACCTGGCAGAAGATGCCCTGGAGCTCATCGAGGTGGAATACGAGCCGCTGCCCGCGGTGGTCGACCTGGAAGAGGCGGTCCGGCCGGGGGCGCCCGTCATCTACCCCGACCTGGGCGACAACATCGCCGCCCACTACGTCCAGGAGGTAGGCAACTTCCAGGAGGCGATCCGGCAGGCACCCCACGTGCTCCGGGCCCGCTTCTCCCTGGAGCGGGGGGCGGCCTCGCCCCTGGAGACCCGGGGCGTGGTGGCCCGGTTCGACCCCCAGGACGGCAGCCTGACGGTGTGGGACTCCACCCAGGCGCCGATCCCCATCCGCAACGGGCTGGCGGAGATGCTGGGCCTGCCCCAGCAGCGGGTGCGGGTCGTCGCCCCCGACGTGGGCGGCGGGTTCGGCCCCAAGGTCATGATGTTCTACCCGGAAGAGGTGCTGATCCCCCTGGCGGCCATGCGCCTGGGCCGGCCCGTCAAGTGGATCGAGGACCGCAAGGAGCACTTCGTTGCCACCAACCACGAGCGGCTGCAGATCCACGACGTGGAGGTGGGGTTCGACGACGAAGGCCGCGTCCTGGCGCTGCAGACGGTGTTCCTCCACGATTGCGGGGCCTTCGCCGCCTACGGCCTGATCATCCCCATCGTGGCCGAGTGCACGCTGCCGGGGCCCTACAAGATCCCCAACTACCGCGCCGAGTTCAAGGCCGTGTACACCAACAAGACCCAGACCAGCCCTTACCGGGGCGCCGGCCGGCCCCACGGGGTCTTCGTCATGGAGCGGGTGATCAAGCGCATCGCCGAACACCTGGGACTCGACCCCAACGAGGTGCGGCGGCGCAACTTCATCCAGCCCGGCGAGTTCCCCTACGACGTGGGCCTGATCTACCAGGACAACGCGCCTCTGGTGTACGACAGCGGCAACTACCCGGCGGTGCTGGAGAAGTGCCTGGAGATGATCGGTTACGACCGCTGGCCGGAGGTCCGGGAACAGTATCGGGCGGAGGGCCGCTACGTGGGCCTGGGCGTGGCCTTCTACGTGGAGGGGACGGGCATCGGCCCCTACGAGGGCGCCCGGGTGACGGTGGAACCCACCGGGAAGGTCTTCGTCGCCACGGGTGTGGGCACCCAGGGCCAATCCCACGCCACCACCTTCGCCCAGATCGTGGCCGACCAGCTGGGGGTCGACCCGGCCGACGTCACGGTGGTCACCGGGGATACGGCCCTCTTCGGCTGGGGGACGGGGACCTTCGCCAGCCGCGGGGCGGTGGTGGCGGGCAACGCCTGCTACAACGCGGCGGTGAAGGTGCGGGAGAAGGCCCTGCAGGTGGCCGCCGGCCTGCTGGAGGCCCGGCCGGAGGACCTGGAGCTGGCGGGCGGCATGGTCCGGGTCAAGGGGGCGCCCCAGCGCGCCGTCTCCCTAGGCCAGGTGGCCCGGGCGGCCAACCCGCTGCGGGGGACCATCCCGGAGGAGTGGGAAGGCCCGGGCCTGGAGGCCTCGGGGTACTTCGCCCCGCCCCGGGGCACCTTCGCGGCGGGGTGCCACGCCGCCATCGTCGAGGTCGACCCCGAGACGGGCATGGTCCGGTTCCTCCGCTACGTGGTGGTCCACGACTGCGGTCGGGTGATCAACCCCCTGGTCCTCGACGGGCAGATCCATGGGGGTGTGGCCCAGGGCATCGGCGGCTGCTTCTACGAGCGGCTGGTGTACGACGAGCACGGCCAGTTGCTCAACGCGTCCTTCATGGACTACCTGCTGCCCACGGCGACCGAGATCCCGCCCATCGAGACGGCCCACATCGAGACGCCGTCGCCCTTGAACCCCCTGGGGATCAAGGGGGCCGGGGAGGCGGGGGTGATCCCCGTACCTGCCCTCTTCGCCGACGCCATTGAAGACGCCCTGGCACCCTTCGGGATCCGGATCGACCATATGCCGATCGACCCCAACTGGCTGGCGGAGCGGATCCGGGAGGCGAGGGCACGGGTGCAGGAGGCCCGGTGA